From the genome of Streptomyces sp. NBC_01304:
GCGGAAGGTCGCGTCGAGGCTGCCGGACCCGACGGCGGCCATGGCCTCGTCGCCGTCGAAGAGGGTCACGACGTCGAGGGCCACGTCGGGATGGGCGTGGTGGAAGCCGCGCAGCAGGGCGGCCTGCGCGCTGCGTCGCCCGAGCACGTCGACGCGCAGCGCCCGCCGGCCGGGCCGCACGGAACCGGCCGCGCGTTCCTCGGCCCGCAGCAGATCGCGGGCGTGCGGCAGGAAGGCCTGCCCGTCGATGGTGAGCCGGGCCCCGCGCGGGGTGCGGTGGTACAGCTGCACGCCGAGGTCCTTCTCCAGTGCGGCGATGCGCTTGGACACGGCCTGCTGCGTGATGCCGAGGCCGGCCGCGGCCTCCTGGAACTGCCCCGCGTCGGCGACGGCGACGAAGGTGCGTACGGCGTTGAGGTCCACCCGGCCCACCCTAGGTGCACAACGTCCGGTTGTGTCGTGCGGCCGGGTCGGTTGTTTGCTCCGCAGGCTCACGACTGGGTTTGATGGCACCGGCAAGCGGAGAGCGAGCGCTGGACAACGTCGGGTTGTCCGTGCGCATGGGTGAAGGAGTGCCGCGGGCATGACGGCCAGCCGATCGGACACGAGGGCCGGACGCCCGCCGGAGCCACCGACCGGACGCCCGCCGGAGCCACCGACCGGACGCTCGCTGGGGCGGCAGTTCGGCTGGCTGTGGGCGGCGTACGGGGTCAGCGCCTTCGGTACGCGCCTCGCCTTCGACGCGTTCGCCCTCATCGCGATCCTGGTCCTCGACGCCGGTCCGGCGCAGGTGTCTCTGCTGGCCGCGACGGGACTTGCGGTGGGGGCGCTGGTGGCGGTGCCGCTGGGCCCCTGGGTGGAGTTCCGGCGCAAGCGGCCGGTGATGGTCGCGATGGACCTGGTGCGGTGCGCGGCGCTGCTCACCGTGCCCGCCGCGTTCGCGCTCGGCCGGCTCGGCTTCGTCCAGCTCCTGGTCGTCTCGGTGATCGTCGGCGCGGCCGACATCACGTTCGGCGCGGCGAGCGGCGCGTACCTCAAATCGCTCGTCCCGCCGCAGGACCTGCTCGTCGCGAACAGCCGGTTCGAGGCCACGACCTGGACCACCACCATGCTCGGCCCGCCGCTCGGCGGGGCCGCGGCCGGAGTGTTCGGGCCGGTGCTGACCGTCCTTGCCGACGCGGTCAGCTATCTGCTTTCGGCTGCGGGGATCCGCGCCATCGGCGGCAGCGAGCCGCGCCCGGCCCGGGCCGGTGCACCGTCCGGGCTGCGTTCGGGCGAGTTGCTCGACGGGTGGCGGACCATCCTGGCCAGCCCGTCGCTGCGGCTGCTGTTCTTCAACACGACACTGGTCAACGGCTTGATCATGGCGACCGCGCCACTGCTCGCCGTCCTCATGCTCGGCGAACTGGGCTTCGCGCCATGGCAGTACGGTCTCGCCTTCGCCCTGCCGTGTGCCGGCGGTCTGATCGGCTCCCGCCTCGCCCGCCCGCTCGTGGCACGGTTCGGCCGGCGCCGGGTGCTGCTCGTCGCGGGGGCGCTGCGGGTGTGCTGGCTGCCCGGCCTTGCGTTCATCGGGCCCGGCGTCGGCGGGATGGTGCTCGTCATGAGCGTCGAGCTGGGGATGATCACGTGCATGGCCGTGTTCAACCCGGTGCTCGTCACGTACCGCCTGGAGCAGACCCCGGCGGACCGGGTCGTGCGCACCCTCTCCGCGTGGTCGGTCACCGGCAAGGCGACCACCGCGGCGATGACCGGGCTGTGGGGTGTGCTGGCCGGTCTCGTGGGCTCCCGCACCGCGCTCGCGATCGCCGGGATCCTCATCCTGGCGACGTCGCTGCTGCTCCTGCGGGCGGCGCGGCCCGGCGTCCTGAAGTGCGCAACCCCGGTCGCCTAGGCGGCCGTTGCGCCCGATCCGGCCGACCGGCGTCGCCGGGGCGAGGCGGCCTGGCCGCTGTGGGCGGCGCAGCGGGCACCCACCTTTCGCTCGCCGCAGTAGTACGTCCCCTCGGGAGCGGACTCGACCAGCTGGCCGCACAGTGGACTCTCCAGGTCGGGCCGGTACCCGACGACGCGCAGCCCGAAGTGAAACCGCACCGCTCCCCCTCATCATGCTCGACAGGCCCCTGTGGGCCGGGATCAGTGGGTAAGGCTACGAGCGCCGCACCGCCCGGGCAGGCGGCAAAGGTCCTCGCTCGGACGGGACTTAGGTCCCGGGCTTACGGGGGTCGTCCACAAGGCGCCGGGAACCGGGACCTAGTCTCTACGGTCATGAGCACCCTGCAGACGATCTCCGACGTGCCGGTCCTGGTGTGCGACGCGGACGGCGAGCCCATCACCGGCGAACGCGACGCCCTCGACCTCATCGGCAACGGCGGCTACCAGGGTGCGCAGTGGGTCGTCGTCCCCGCCGCCCGGCTCGACGCGGCGTTCTTCGAGCTCAGCAGCCGCGTCGCCGGGGACATCGTGCAGAAGTTCGTGCAGTACGGCATGGGCCTGGTCGTCCTCGGCGACATCTCCCGCCACACGGCGGCCAGTTCGTCGCTGCGGGACTTCGTCCGCGAGTGCAACCGGGGACGCCAGACGTGGTTCCTGGAGGACGCGGAGGAGCTTCGGGTGCGCCTGAAGAGCTGAGGCGGCTCGCCTCCGGCCGCCACAGGCCGGCGCTCAGGCGGTCGCCCGGGCCGGCTGGGGGGCCTCGTCTGCCGCGACTGCCGTGCGACCCGCCGTACGACCTGCCCTGCGCCCCTCGGCGATCAGCAGCCCGGCCGTCAGCAGCACCACCAGGGCGGCCGAGATGTGCACGCTCAGCGCCGTGGTGAGGCTCCCGCCGTTCGTGACCACGGCCACCGCGTCGCCGAGCGGCATGACCGCGTCGACCAGGATCACCCAGCCCAGGGCACGCCGCTGCTTCATCGCGAGCAGCACGAAGACCGTGGACGCGACGGCGATGTCGCGTACGCCCTTCACGATGAAGTAGCCGTCGGCGTTCCCGGTCGGCCAGGGGTCGATGCCGAACCCGTCCGGCGCTCCCGGGTTCAGCAGGAAGTTGAGCCCGAAGAACATGACAGTGAGGCCGGTGATGACGGCGAGAGCTGTGGTGGCGCGACGCTTGAACATGGTTCCCCCCAAGGGAAGTTGACCGAGGCTTGTGCAGTGCCAGAAGTTCTAGCGCCGCTAGCGATGACGCAACGTTAGACCTGGCCCCGCACTCCTGTCTAGCGCCGCTAGGCTTTTTTTCATGGCTATACGGCAGCGCCGAGAACCGGGGTCTCCCTGCTCAACTCCCGCATTCCGCCCAGGAGTCAGCGACCGCCCGGGCTCCTGGCGACCAGCAGGTCCACCACATAGGTCTCCTCGACGTCCCCGTCCGGGAAGAGCTCGCACAGTCGGGCGCGTTCCGCGTCGAGGAATTCCCGGGTGCCTGCCTCGCCCAGGACGAGGAACGCCGAGTGGCTGCTGATGTTG
Proteins encoded in this window:
- a CDS encoding MFS transporter — protein: MTASRSDTRAGRPPEPPTGRPPEPPTGRSLGRQFGWLWAAYGVSAFGTRLAFDAFALIAILVLDAGPAQVSLLAATGLAVGALVAVPLGPWVEFRRKRPVMVAMDLVRCAALLTVPAAFALGRLGFVQLLVVSVIVGAADITFGAASGAYLKSLVPPQDLLVANSRFEATTWTTTMLGPPLGGAAAGVFGPVLTVLADAVSYLLSAAGIRAIGGSEPRPARAGAPSGLRSGELLDGWRTILASPSLRLLFFNTTLVNGLIMATAPLLAVLMLGELGFAPWQYGLAFALPCAGGLIGSRLARPLVARFGRRRVLLVAGALRVCWLPGLAFIGPGVGGMVLVMSVELGMITCMAVFNPVLVTYRLEQTPADRVVRTLSAWSVTGKATTAAMTGLWGVLAGLVGSRTALAIAGILILATSLLLLRAARPGVLKCATPVA
- a CDS encoding DUF4180 domain-containing protein; the protein is MSTLQTISDVPVLVCDADGEPITGERDALDLIGNGGYQGAQWVVVPAARLDAAFFELSSRVAGDIVQKFVQYGMGLVVLGDISRHTAASSSLRDFVRECNRGRQTWFLEDAEELRVRLKS
- a CDS encoding DUF4267 domain-containing protein, which encodes MFKRRATTALAVITGLTVMFFGLNFLLNPGAPDGFGIDPWPTGNADGYFIVKGVRDIAVASTVFVLLAMKQRRALGWVILVDAVMPLGDAVAVVTNGGSLTTALSVHISAALVVLLTAGLLIAEGRRAGRTAGRTAVAADEAPQPARATA